Proteins encoded in a region of the Vitis riparia cultivar Riparia Gloire de Montpellier isolate 1030 chromosome 7, EGFV_Vit.rip_1.0, whole genome shotgun sequence genome:
- the LOC117917328 gene encoding uncharacterized tRNA/rRNA methyltransferase slr1673 yields MQCSNTYWASSVHPPARFFTQSSHHNEDTSCPVVALPLPSHVKSITSPSNPFVKHCFKLRHSSSYRYSHGSALVVGTTPIREIYKFQQSTQERTVEMDCLLILDKAEIPEGLDDFSVRRVRVSSMVMKKLSGLQSTESVEAIALMRIPTSFFSVNDDTYEKDCRRWFQSPHRILVLDRIQDPGNLGTLLRSAMAFRWGGVFLLSGCCDPFNEKALRASRGASFQLPIVSGSWIHLETLKNEFQMKMIAGHPDSNQKRKPVSPLSQGLADSLADVPLCFVLGSEGSGLSEKSWQLCELVSIPMAGEFESLNVSVAGGIFLYMLQPQNRRV; encoded by the exons ATGCAATGCTCAAACACATACTGGGCATCAAGTGTTCATCCTCCTGCTCGGTTCTTTACTCAGAGCTCTCATCATAATGAAGATACTAGTTGTCCGGTGGTAGCTCTTCCTCTACCTTCGCACGTGAAATCCATCACAAGCCCATCCAATCCATTTGTAAAGCACTGCTTCAAGCTCCGTCACAGTTCTTCTTATCGCTACTCTCATGGTTCTGCTCTTGTTGTGGGCACTACTCCCATAAG GGAAATATACAAGTTTCAACAGTCAACCCAAGAGAGAACTGTTGAAATGGATTGTTTACTTATACTCGATAAAGCTGAGATTCCTGAAGGGCTAGATGATTTCTCTGTTCGTCGTGTGCGTGTGAGCTCTATGGTGATGAAAAAACTTTCTGGGTTGCAATCAACTGAATCTGTTGAAGCTATTGCCCTGATGAGAATTCCTACCAGTTTCTTCAGTGTAAATGATGATACATATGAAAAAGACTGTCGGAGGTGGTTCCAATCTCCTCATCGAATTCTAGTTCTTGATAGGATCCAG GACCCAGGTAACCTTGGTACATTACTTAGATCAGCTATGGCCTTTAGATGG ggtggtGTTTTTCTGCTGAGTGGGTGTTGTGATCCATTCAATGAGAAGGCCCTCCGAGCTAGCCGGGGAGCCTCTTTTCAGCTCCCTATAGTTTCTGGCAGTTGGATTCATCTAGAAACCCTCAAAAATGAATTCCAAATGAAGATGATAGCTGGCCATCCTGACAGTAACCAGAAAAGGAAGCCAGTGTCTCCTCTTTCTCAAGGGCTGGCTGATTCTTTAGCAGATGTACCATTGTGCTTCGTTCTGGGCAGCGAGGGGAGTGGCCTTTCAGAGAAATCCTGGCAGTTATGTGAGCTTGTAAGCATTCCAATGGCAGGAGAGTTTGAGTCTCTCAATGTTTCAGTTGCAGGTGGGATTTTCTTGTATATGCTACAACCTCAGAACCGAAGAGTTTGA
- the LOC117917365 gene encoding uncharacterized protein LOC117917365, translating to MGIEVLSVLIRRAMEGGFISGCKIQRDRGWAVHIAHLLFADDTIVFCEAKKEYLTNLSWILFWFEAASGLRINLTKSEVIPVGEVQRIEEMAVELGCRVGQLPIVYLEVPLGVPNKAAYGWDGVEEKMRRSVPDAVISYAHFCGKKIRKIAKRFLVGEGGLMERKTHLVKWDVVCGDKENEGLGIRKFTIMNKALLGKWTWRFASDKETLWKYVLEAKYGQEDYGWMTKKAMGACGVGVWKEILKEVGWCWDKMGFKVGKGNKISFWTDVWCGDAALSQRFPHLYILAANINAKVEDLWDQNVGEGDWNLCFIRDFND from the exons ATGGGGATAGAGGTGCTGAGCGTCCTAATCAGAAGGGCTATGGAGGGGGGCTTCATCTCAGGGTGCAAAATTCAGCGTGATAGAGGATGGGCTGTCCACATTGCTCATCTGCTTTTCGCCGATGACACTATTGTCTTTTGTGAGGCAAAGAAGGAGTACTTAACGAATTTAAGTTGGATCTTGTTCTGGTTTGAAGCCGCGTCCGGGTTAAGAATTAACTTGACTAAAAGCGAGGTTATTCCAGTAGGGGAGGTGCAAAGGATAGAGGAGATGGCTGTGGAgttagggtgtagggtggggcAGCTTCCGATTGTGTATTTGGAGGTGCCGCTGGGGGTGCCTAATAAGGCTGCATATGGATGGGATGGGGtagaagagaaaatgagaaggag TGTACCAGATGCCGTTATTTCGTATGCCCATTTCTGTGGCAAGAAGAttagaaaaattgcaaagagatttCTTGTGGGGGAGGGGGGTCTCATGGAGAGGAAAACTCATTTGGTTAAGTGGGATGTGGTGTGTGGGGATAAGGAGAATGAGGGGTTGGGAATAAGGAAGTTTACTATCATGAATAAAGCGCTTCTTGGCAAGTGGACTTGGAGATTCGCTTCGGATAAGGAGACCCTTTGGAAGTATGTGCTGGAGGCTAAGTATGGTCAGGAGGATTATGGTTGGATGACCAAAAAGGCTATGGGTGCGTGTGGTGtgggggtgtggaaggagaTCTTAAAGGAAGTTGGCTGGTGCTGGGACAAAATGGGGTTCAAGGTGGGGAAAGGTAATAAAATCAGTTTCTGGACTGATGTGTGGTGCGGGGATGCAGCGCTGTCCCAAAGGTTCCCGCATCTCTACATCTTGGCAGCCAACATAAATGCAAAGGTTGAAGACCTGTGGGACCAGAATGTTGGGGAAGGAGACTGGAATTTGTGTTTTATAAGGGATTTCAATGATTAG